The Podospora bellae-mahoneyi strain CBS 112042 chromosome 7, whole genome shotgun sequence genome includes a window with the following:
- a CDS encoding hypothetical protein (EggNog:ENOG503NUXE; COG:S), translating to MDRSEPGLIKWSPNASYSSFIHINIQHRMIQLYEPTGQAQRGRFEYRKVAKHADIPPLTSYDWSPSMPGLVAVGTSTGVVNLLRVDDNSNAYLELELKMSRTCHAVAFNTMGKLAVALERVRNDNCLYIWDVNRLSGIDSSVRGFPTNISAPSDPIDRLEPSVSVSSVKFFEDDPNLLVAGIRGTGLRLHDLRDHHNAAITFRTGCCNNLAIDYADPHYFASSALDKPGVMVWDRRYIDQHHVNPVYAKAVQSDSLPPGGALRLDHAVDEADSTLADNKHSFIRALRFCRDQPGSLAMLSRTGQLKVLHTRREHLEPELVVEGSPELLEVAKSRELEPLYADLARKNDKVVSFDWITMSSPVLQPRILVLRANGTFDVVQKPSFTSEYPYKMVPWQPPHRGFEENTPYQDLMEFEPSHSHAMLGPLLTETALLDKPVFGSNKVDVAAVVEQTFVTPPEEVLAVQVSGDAELPAAFHNATTVAEQLKALRSMVKDTEVGTQVEPPSQRHRHEKLLIETMNLARNSPKARNVLDHIMLLRAKEGYLFNYEKNREIVSDDVWLRDVWAWVSGAQEAASDGGMMSHPLDIGYLGVYTIWSNDLGSRPHMRLSDGEPPPDEAGWERCLNAINKKLGIPKYDGPAPTSRPHHREMCLEMCSYGRSYESEYEEAMSDRTLKKESAWYTMVAANTLFRGDIKGAVQVLKKASNEHPELLFVSLALQLIGKDKVGTLDFDARVASKTDPYLRAISSIIATGDWASVADQPSLPLRDRIFIALRTFDDDHLDYWLQAQVNKAISSGDIEGIVLAGITDSLVDILCSYVHKFNDFQTASLLLSICSPRFIDDIRATAFREAYRRYLQRHHAFYLRAKFDVESTKRSKHLGRPTVKPPGRQIALRCVYCDAETSMSAQQNHPPSHEGTTPNFMLLPPSASSASSTHPSPATISIIPAGNTSKASKGRSNNPFTDKMISSGISCPTCRRHLPRCVVCLEVVGQPRSDQTWHWHHNTGTGGIGGGGGGRIGVRGGEDQEKLAARFPTFCLQCLHVLHLDHARKWFARHRECPVPECKCRCNFRANEELAYR from the exons ATGGATCGGTCCGAGCCAGGGCTGATCAAATGGTCACCCAATGCCTCCTATAGCTCATTCATACATATCAACATCCAACACCGCATGATCCAGTTGTATGAGCCGACAGGACAGGCCCAGCGCGGACGATTCGAGTATCGGAAAGTCGCCAAACACGCTGACATCCCACCACTTACCAGTTATGACTGGTCACCCTCAATGCCTGGTCTGGTGGCAGTGGGAACTTCAACGGGCGTGGTCAACCTCTTGCGAGTAGACGACAACTCCAACGCCTACCTTGAGCTGGAACTCAAAATGTCACGCACATGTCACGCTGTGGCCTTCAACACGATGGGGAAGCTAGCAGTAGCTCTGGAAAGAGTGAGAAATGACAACTGCCTCTACATTTGGGACGTCAACCGACTGTCCGGGATCGACTCCTCCGTGAGGGGCTTCCCCACCAACATCAGTGCCCCTTCAGACCCTATCGACCGGCTCGAACCAAGTGTGTCCGTTTCGAGTGTCAAGTTCTTTGAGGACGACCCCAACCTTCTGGTCGCGGGCATCAGGGGGACTGGATTGAGATTGCACGACCTCAGAGACCATCATAACGCGGCAATTACGTTCCGAACAGGGTGCTGTAACAACCTCGCCATCGACTATGCCGACCCACATTATtttgcctcctccgccttggATAAGCCTGGTGTGATGGTCTGGGACAGACGCTACATTGATCAGCATCATGTCAATCCAGTATATGCCAAAGCTGTGCAGTCCGACAGCCTACCGCCGGGAGGCGCTTTACGTTTGGACCATGCCGTTGACGAGGCAGATTCAACACTGGCGGACAATAAACATTCATTTATCCGGGCCCTTCGTTTCTGCCGTGACCAACCTGGTTCGCTGGCAATGTTGTCACGGACAGGCCAACTCAAGGTTCTACACACAAGGCGCGAGCATCTCGAGCCAGAGTTGGTTGTGGAAGGAAGCCCAGAGTTGCTCGAGGTTGCAAAGTCGCGCGAACTCGAGCCTCTCTACGCCGACCTAGCTCGCAAGAATGACAAAGTTGTGTCTTTTGACTGGATCACGATGAGCTCCCCGGTTCTTCAACCGCGCATACTGGTCCTTAGGGCCAACGGAACATTTGATGTGGTCCAAAAGCCATCTTTTACGTCTGAATACCCATACAAAATGGTCCCATGGCAACCGCCACATCGAGGATTTGAGG AAAACACACCCTATCAAGACCTTATGGAGTTTGAACCATCTCATTCACATGCAATGCTCGGGCCATTGCTAACCGAGACCGCTCTCCTCGACAAGCCTGTCTTTGGCTCCAACAAAGTTGACGTGGCTGCTGTCGTAGAGCAGACGTTTGTTACACCACCCGAAGAAGTCCTCGCTGTTCAAGTCTCTGGGGATGCCGAGCTTCCAGCAGCATTTCATAACGCAACTACTGTTGCAGAACAGCTGAAGGCGCTGAGATCAATGGTCAAGGACACAGAGGTAGGCACGCAAGTTGAGCCGCCTTCACAACGCCACCGCCATGAGAAACTCCTCATAGAGACTATGAACTTGGCCCGCAACTCGCCCAAAGCAAGAAATGTGCTGGATCACATTATGCTTCTGCGAGCCAAGGAGGGGTACTTATTCAACTATGAGAAAAACAGGGAGATTGTGTCGGATGATGTCTGGTTGAGGGATGTGTGGGCGTGGGTATCTGGCGCTCAGGAGGCGGCATCTGAtggggggatgatgtcgCACCCTCTTGATATTGGATACCTGGGCGTCTACACAATATGGTCAAATGATCTCGGAAGCCGACCGCACATGAGACTTTCCGACGGCGAGCCACCACCAGACGAGGCCGGGTGGGAACGCTGCCTCAACGCGATCAACAAAAAGCTCGGCATTCCCAAATATGACGGCCCGGCGCCGACGTCGAGGCCTCACCACAGAGAGATGTGTTTGGAAATGTGCAGCTACGGTCGATCCTATGAGTCTGAGTATGAAGAGGCTATGTCTGACAGGACGCTCAAGAAAGAGTCAGCCTGGTACACCATGGTCGCCGCCAACACTCTCTTCCGAGGTGACATCAAAGGCGCCGTCCAAGTTCTCAAAAAAGCCAGCAACGAGCACCCCGAACTCTTGTTTGtatccctcgccctccaacTAATAGGCAAAGACAAGGTAGGAACCCTCGACTTTGACGCCCGCGTCGCCTCCAAAACCGACCCCTATCTCCGCGCCATTTCCTCCATCATCGCAACCGGCGACTGGGCTTCAGTCGCCGAccaaccctccctccctctccgcgACCGCATCTTCATCGCCTTGCGAAcctttgacgacgaccaccTGGACTACTGGCTCCAAGCCCAAGTCAACAAAGCAATCTCCTCTGGCGACATCGAAGGGATAGTCCTCGCAGGCATCACAGACTCTTTAGTCGACATCCTCTGCAGCTATGTCCACAAGTTCAACGACTTCCAAACCGCCTCACTTTTGCTCTCGATCTGCTCCCCCCGCTTCATCGACGACATTCGCGCAACTGCATTCAGGGAAGCCTACCGCCGTTACCTCCAACGTCACCACGCGTTTTACCTCCGCGCGAAATTTGACGTCGAGTCCACCAAACGGAGCAAACACCTCGGCCGACCGACAGTGAAACCCCCCGGCCGTCAAATCGCTCTTCGCTGCGTGTATTGTGACGCGGAAACGTCAATGTCGGCCCAGCAGAACCACCCTCCTAGTCACGAGGGCACCACCCCCAATTTTATGCTGTTACCCCCTTCTGCGTCAAGCGcttcatcaacccacccatccccagCCACGATATCCATCATCCCAGCAGGCAACACCTCCAAGGCCTCCAAAGGCCGGAGCAACAATCCGTTCACAGACAAGATGATCTCCAGTGGAATTTCTTGTCCCACCTGCAGACGCCATTTACCTCGCTGCGTGGTCTGTTTGGAAGTTGTGGGGCAGCCGAGGAGTGACCAGACCTGGCATTGGCATCATAACACAGGGACGGGGGGAattggcggtggcggcggtggcaggATAGGAGTaagaggcggagaggatcAAGAGAAGCTAGCGGCGAGATTTCCCACTTTTTGTCTGCAGTGCCTGCACGTCCTGCATTTGGACCACGCGAGGAAGTGGTTTGCTAGGCATAGGGAGTGTCCGGTTCCCGAGTGTAAGTGCAGGTGTAATTTCAGGGCGAATGAGGAGTTGGCGTATCGGTGA
- the efg1_1 gene encoding rRNA-processing protein efg1 (BUSCO:EOG09264UKL; COG:A; EggNog:ENOG503P31U), translating to MGVKRSRSEAQAVGDDSMHPSRKRARDERSHKTKPRKAVDLENNTAIKKRARAIERLLAHDPDKLPAHKKRELERELAAHKRRIADAQYKKIRSKMISKYHMVRFFERKKAIRIAKQLEKKLAQATNDDEIAKLREDLHKAQVDIDYAIYYPFMEPYISLYAKPAEGEEAKAAQYLHTERPPMWALIEKTREEGKKALERLQNRRPAEDAEDEGAQDDGKKNSKKSKAKKKEEEEEDGGSFFE from the exons ATGGGAGTCAAACGATCTCGATCCGAGGCCCAGGCCGTGGGTGACGACAGCATGCACCCTTCCAGAAAACGAGCGAGAGACGAGCGATCGCATAAGACCAAGCCGCGCAAAGCCGTCGACCTTGAGAACAACactgccatcaagaagcgcGCTCGCGCCATCGAGAGACTGCTGGCGCATGACCCCGATAAGCTGCCTGCTCACAAGAAGAGGGAACTGGAGAGAGAATTGGCCGCTCACAAGCGCCGCATTGCCGATGCCCAATACAAAAAGATCAGATCCAAGATGATTTCAAAGTACCACATGGTTCGCTTCTTTG AACGGAAAAAGGCCATCAGGATTGCAAAGCAactcgagaagaagctggcgcAAGCGACGAATGACGACGAGATTGCCAAGCTCAGAGAAGATCTTCACAAGGCGCAGGTCGACATTGACTACGCCATTTACTACCCTTTTATGGAGCCCTACATCAGTTTATATGCGAAGCCGgcggagggagaagaggcaaAGGCGGCTCAATATTTGCACACAGAGAGACCACCCATGTGGGCCCTGATTGAAAAGACGAGagaggagggcaagaaggcgCTGGAGAGGCTGCAAAATCGGAGACCAGCCGAGGATGCGGAGGATGAAGGGGCACAAGATGACGGCAAGAAGAACTCCAAGAAgtccaaggccaagaagaaggaggaggaagaggaagatggtggcAGCTTCTTTGAGTAG
- the efg1_2 gene encoding rRNA-processing protein efg1 (COG:A; EggNog:ENOG503P31U), with the protein MTIARSISSFSRNYCCQLRRLHIQLGLLSSFAHEVLPRPTLTASNTYRSPNPPKAVRLISIMPPPRKAKRKLGQFVNDTIAQAQASPKKLRQKLTRNPVALMSTMATATVSSSAANDDGIDYQSLALFVEQQMKDPKPITPLQRRALTDLTSSLKDEEPDTGGHDWISLLQRYIDAHKARTENSIIYKDEAISAAPSTKWNCILIFSRSIGSQPLVFPQPEKLVQNGFAKKKDAKKYAAKCCVEWLMAEEMMPKDGKSVTFPHASNKMMASTSKIYSPLSSQPSSPNPHAAAQGGHSSSATTTPTQSSPSKPPPPPKPTDSTTSLLDPPGGAPLDPPPDDEENDTAPGELPSKRVAALCEKLGFRPPRYVLIARAGQDAVFDGHADMGPDSWIIPDGVGEKGFGRVEGVYGRKFAKDMVAQNILGILEQEERRRGGEVRGVLGG; encoded by the exons ATGACCATCGCCCGTTCCATTTCCTCGTTTTCTCGAAACTATTGCTGCCAACTTCGCCGGCTTCACATCCAATTGGGACTCTTGTCTTCATTTGCACACGAGGTCTTACCCCGCCCCACTTTGACAGCCTCGAACACATATAGAAGCCCGAATCCCCCCAAAGCCGTCCgcctcatcagcatcatgcCTCCCCCCAGAAAAGCGAAACGCAAACTGGGGCAGTTTGTCAATGACACGATAGCTCAAGCTCAGGCATCTCCGAAAAAGCTCAGACAGAAACTCACTCGCAACCCTGTTGCGCTTATGAGCACCATGGCGACAGCAACGGTTTCTTCTTCGGCTGCAAATGACGACGGCATCGATTACCAGTCCTTGGCATTGTTTGTTGAGCAGCAGATGAAAGACCCCAAACCGATCACCCCTCTCCAACGTAGGGCGCTGACTGATTTGACTTCTTCTCTCAAGGATGAAGAGCCTGATACTGGTGGTCATGACTGGATCAGCTTATTGCAGA GATACATCGACGCCCACAAGGCCAGAACCGAAAATTCCATCATCTACAAAGACGAAGCCATATCCGCAGCTCCAAGCACAAAATGGAACTGCATACTAATCTTTTCCCGCTCCATCGGCTCTCAACCACTTGTTTTTCCCCAGCCAGAGAAGCTCGTCCAGAATGGCTTCGCCAAGAAAAAGGACGCGAAGAAGTACGCGGCGAAATGCTGCGTCGAATGGCTGATGGCAGAGGAAATGATGCCAAAGGATGGGAAAAGCGTGACGTTCCCCCATGCCTCGAATAAGATGATGGCTTCGACGAGCAAGATCTACAGCCCCTTGTCATCGCAACCGtcatcccccaacccacatgctgctgctcaagGGGGACATTCTTCCTCAGcaacgacaacaccaacccagtCATCCCCCTCtaaacctccccccccgccaaagccaacagACTCGACCACCTCACTACTTGACCCCCCGGGCGGAGCCCCTCTTGACCCTCCACcggatgatgaagagaatGATACTGCACCAGGGGAATTACCTTCCAAGAGAGTGGCTGCGCTGTGTGAGAAATTGGGGTTTCGACCGCCGAGGTATGTTTTGATTGCTAGAGCTGGTCAGGATGCAGTATTCGATGGGCATGCCGACATGGGGCCTGACAGTTGGATCATACctgatggggtgggggagaagggctttgggagggtggagggggtgtatGGTAGGAAGTTTGCGAAGGATATGGTTGCGCAGAATATACTGGGTATTTTGGaacaggaggagaggaggagagggggtgaggtgaggGGTGTGCTGGGGGGATGA
- a CDS encoding hypothetical protein (COG:S; EggNog:ENOG503NWG3) — translation MEAPSPSVPDEKDPCREHLLERRQQLTDSLSASPYDLILYLERAVVHSDLAYPDLAAGDAYRALLLADEVRDESFEYHEQALEALRGYSTTPCPVVLDHGSLTEGISDGTAGEDVMEGLEGVGPCQLLARLGSVRAYQILSLSLLLCGSLKSALRFCERGLNTAPNNRELIEIKGYIEQVGRRRLRKESDAPIDINSLPDRGVVRREVYPWNTHEPDRFSAESLAHLNKQLSTIAPKCEVRVSKLPVLLDDESNTDAHDMIPTCNQLGLFAKEDIAPGETVLEEYSLLTANNRHKESTCDACGTALPPLDQHSKAVSCPECYDTIFCDDFCFTKAQEQYHPAVCDTDVDSIAKDPDNKDIDQSLYLLLLARLLAMSTHQEMHPLDVPSIKFIWGDFVPSELNEIDRSINAEPPPEWTLPFSFEYNIEIPLHILEKMDIDIYATLGQHDIWVFNTCYAKFRGTASARKNYQDGRRDGRPDVAAVHPFWCLANHDCDPNVSWEWGGKMKLWARDKRVVGGRRGGVKKGEEILNHYCDVELPVKERREWARGSLGGWCMCSRCREEAAGEEGREVMGVDGVVEEKN, via the coding sequence ATGGAGGCTCCGTCACCGTCCGTGCCCGACGAGAAGGACCCTTGTAGGGAGCACCTCCTGGAGCGTCGTCAGCAGCTGACAGACTCTCTGTCTGCTTCTCCCTACGACCTGATCCTCTACCTGGAGCGAGCCGTGGTGCACTCTGACCTCGCCTACCCTGACCTCGCTGCTGGTGACGCCTACCGTGCTCTTCTCCTGGCCGACGAGGTCCGCGATGAGAGCTTCGAGTACCACGAGCAGGCCTTGGAAGCACTCAGGGGCTACTCAACAACGCCTTGCCCTGTGGTCCTTGACCATGGCTCCCTTACCGAAGGGATATCAGACGGCACCGCTGGCGAGGATGTTATGGAAGGGCTGGAGGGAGTCGGTCCCTGTCAGCTCCTGGCCCGCCTCGGTTCTGTCCGCGCCTACCAGATCCTGTCCTTGAGCCTGCTTCTCTGCGGGAGCCTAAAAAGCGCGCTCAGATTCTGCGAGAGAGGCCTGAACACGGCCCCGAACAACAGAGAGCTCATCGAGATCAAGGGCTACATCGAGCAAGTCGGCCGCCGCAGACTACGCAAAGAGTCAGACGCCcccatcgacatcaacaGCCTCCCCGACCGCGGTGTCGTCCGTCGTGAAGTCTACCCATGGAACACCCACGAACCGGACCGCTTCTCGGCTGAGTCGCTGGCCCACCTCAACAAGCAACTGTCGACCATAGCTCCAAAGTGCGAGGTCCGCGTTTCTAAactccccgtcctcctcgaTGACGAGAGCAACACAGACGCCCACGACATGATACCGACGTGCAATCAGCTCGGCCTCTTTGCCAAAGAGGACATCGCCCCGGGTGAGACGGTGCTGGAAGAGTATTCTCTCCTCACAGCCAACAACCGACACAAGGAATCCACCTGCGACGCCTGCGGGACGGCCCTCCCGCCCCTCGACCAACACTCCAAGGCGGTCAGCTGCCCGGAGTGCTACGACACCATCTTTTGCGACGACTTTTGCTTCACCAAGGCCCAAGAGCAATACCACCCCGCCGTGTGCGACACGGACGTGGACTCGATCGCCAAAGACCCCGACAACAAGGACATTGACCAGTCCCTCTACCTCTTGCTGCTCGCCCGCCTCCTGGCGATGTCGACACACCAGGAGATGCACCCCCTGGACGTGCCCTCGATAAAGTTCATCTGGGGCGACTTTGTCCCCTCGGAGCTCAACGAGATCGACCGTAGCATCAACGCCGAGCCGCCCCCGGAGTGGACCCTGCCTTTTTCGTTCGAGTACAACATCGAGATTCCGCTTCACATACTCGAGAAGATGGATATAGACATTTATGCCACGCTCGGCCAGCACGACATTTGGGTTTTCAACACCTGCTACGCCAAGTTCCGTGGCACGGCCTCTGCGCGCAAAAACTACCAGGACGGGCGCAGGGACGGGAGGCCGGACGTGGCGGCGGTTCATCCCTTTTGGTGCCTGGCTAACCACGACTGCGATCCGAATGTGAGCTGGGAGTGGGGCGGCAAGATGAAGCTTTGGGCGAGGGACAAaagggttgttggggggaggagaggaggggtgaagaagggagaggagatCTTGAATCATTACTGCGATGTGGAGCTGCCTGTtaaggagaggagggagtgggccagggggagtttgggagggtggtgcaTGTGCTCGAGGTGtagggaggaggctgctggcgaggaggggagggaggtgatgggggttgatggggtggtggaggagaagaattag
- the PHO13 gene encoding p-nitrophenyl phosphatase (COG:P; EggNog:ENOG503NUE7) — translation MTTPKYLTGDAAAIDEFIDRFDVFLLDCDGVIWSGEHVFEGVVETLEHLRSRGKKTVFVTNNSTKSRQEYLKKFTGLGIPSDVEEIFGSAYSASVYISRILKLAPPKNKVFVIGEAGIEHELRSENVPFIGGTDPAFRRDVTPEDFKGLADGSLLDPEVGCVLVGLDFHINYLKLSHALQYLRRGAIFLATNVDSTFPMSHGFFPGAGSMSMPLVYSTGQKPVALGKPSQAMMDAVEGKFQFDRERTCMVGDRLDTDIKFGIEGKLGGTLAVLTGVSQKEHWEAADAVAVPAFYVDKLSDIGLVARKQ, via the exons ATGACGACGCCAAAATACCTCACCGGTGATGCGGCCGCCATTGACGAGTTCATTGATCGCTTTGAT GTGTTTTTGCTAGACTGTGATG GAGTCATCTGGTCCGGCGAGCATGTGTtcgagggggttgtggaaaCTCTGGAACACTTGAGATCCAGAG GCAAAAAGACAGTCTTTGTGACCAACAACTCGACAAAGTCTCGCCAAGAATACCTCAAAAAGTTCACGGGCTTAGGGATTCCGTCTGACGTGGAGGAGATATTCGGTTCGGCATATTCTGCCTCGGTTTACATCTCCAGAATCCTCAAGCTCGCGCCGCCCAAAAACAAGGTTTTTGTCATTGGAGAGGCCGGCATCGAGCATGAGCTGAGGAGCGAAAATGTACCCTTCATTGGCGGCACTGACCCTGCCTTCCGAAGGGATGTCACCCCTGAAGACTTCAAAGGTCTCGCTGATGGTTCTCTGTTGGACCCCGAGGTGGGATGCGTGCTCGTCGGTTTGGACTTTCACATCAACTACCTCAAGCTCTCGCATGCGCTCCAGTATCTGAGGCGGGGTGCCATCTTCTTGGCGACCAACGTGGATTCGACCTTCCCGATGAGCCACGGCTTCTTCCCCGGCGCAGGCTCGATGAGCATGCCTCTCGTGTATTCAACGGGCCAGAAGCCGGTGGCGCTCGGGAAGCCTAGCCAAGCCATGATGGATGCTGTCGAGGGCAAGTTCCAATTCGATCGTGAACGCACGTGCATGGTTGGGGATCGTCTTGACACCGACATCAAGTTCGGAATCGAGGGGAAGCTCGGTGGCACGCTGGCAGTCCTAACGGGCGTAAGTCAGAAGGAACACTGGGAGGCAGCGGATGCGGTTGCGGTGCCAGCATTCTATGTGGACAAACTGAGCGACATTGGGCTTGTCGCGAGGAAGCAGTGA
- the SOL1 gene encoding suppressor of los1-1 (COG:G; EggNog:ENOG503NY1P), translating to MAKQANLYSFPSVKDNLAPALRAYVISCQEAGLARHSVFKVAVSGGSLPKTLAQALLAPPSGPNDEVKWDKWEIFFADERAVPLDHQDSNYFLLKQELLDKLPAGTGQPTVHPIDTEYLDDTQELADQYEQALVRSFASRDSVKLPIFDLLLLGCGPDGHTCSLFPGHELLRETSAWVAPIEDSPKPPPKRVTLTLPVVTHAVRIAFVATGGGKKEIMKQIFEEGAGLPCALVNEGAGERASWFVDNDAVEGVSYPRRPFSL from the coding sequence ATGGCCAAACAAGCGAACCTCTACTCGTTCCCTTCAGTCAAGGACAACCTAGCTCCCGCCCTCCGCGCCTACGTCATCTCCTGCCAGGAAGCCGGCCTCGCCCGCCACAGCGTCTTCAAAGTCGCCGTCTCAGGCGGttccctccccaaaaccctcgcccaggccctcctcgcccccccCTCGGGCCCCAACGACGAAGTCAAGTGGGACAAGTGGGAAATCTTCTTTGCCGACGAGCGCGCCGTCCCCCTCGACCACCAAGACTCGAATTACTTCCTGCTCAAGCAAGAACTGCTTGACAAGCTCCCAGCCGGCACTGGCCAGCCGACGGTTCACCCCATCGACACCGAATATCTGGACGACACCCAGGAACTGGCGGATCAGTACGAGCAAGCCCTCGTCAGGTCTTTTGCCTCGAGGGACAGCGTCAAGCTTCCGATTTTTGACCTTTTGCTGTTGGGCTGCGGACCGGACGGGCACACGTGCAGCTTGTTTCCCGGGCATGAGCTGCTGAGGGAGACGAGCGCGTGGGTGGCGCCTATTGAGGATAGTCCCAAGCCGCCTCCGAAGAGGGTCACGCTTAcgctgccggtggtgacgcATGCGGTGAGGATTGCGTTTGTGGCTacggggggtgggaagaaggagattaTGAAGCAgatttttgaggagggggccggGTTGCCGTGCGCGCTGGTGAATGAGGGcgcgggggagagggcgagcTGGTTTGTGGATAATGATGCGGTGGAGGGTGTCAGCTATCCTAGGAGGCCTTTCTCTCTTTAA
- a CDS encoding hypothetical protein (EggNog:ENOG503NYI9) — protein MSSTQNSALPGRARSLRKPTTVGEHHNKGGPGSESQLLIRGASSTGTGTVSERTLRRAAGVARGSRPLSGVFGGGGSGGGGGGRTTTTTGMGAGQVSSASSSFSSTNPDSSRLGRAPSTRQVSVSSASAGNGDIPGTTRLTRATSTRQFPGASSAKSAASPEGSGIAPPRRTGTGTGTGTGTTTTIAAEQQPPTPLSRRQTVTESTSRRPTTSGGPIPPPKRTPSTTTTATHSRAKSSVTTLSSSKTLRPPSSTSQTSTSTTSTTATDRSKPPITRAPPPPPPPPPPAPPHKRAPSHPSLSTQPSTPGVGRTRSLKLPQGALAAKTKPEFNTHQQHFTPSKNPQLPKLSAREILAPPSPSKLPANLAISAETARLQTELLQLSLLHQSAEETKLQWEGSAYERLRGRFAALAGLEKEVVKLEGRRGEDDRAKELLDWGGGKGLEGRVRVLDEVLGKVWGLTENGGRYSRVVARFGKWLGQAEEVMVAREKGEWGLVEGIGQEWKEEIGSISRKVHAVSQELYGVLDGREAGEAGGLGRVLNGVKDLMGGMVEEIEIMETVEREVREQEMEWVRRVNREGDEGVETRRRAGAVWRAF, from the coding sequence ATGTCGTCCACGCAGAACAGCGCGCTGCCTGGTCGcgcgaggagtttgaggaagCCGACTACGGTGGGTGAGCATCACAACAAGGGGGGGCCCGGGAGCGAAAGTCAATTGCTGATCAGGGGGGCATCTTCAACGGGAACGGGAACGGTATCTGAGCGTACACTTAGGCGGGCGGCGGGTGTTGCAAGGGGTAGTAGACCCTTGTctggagtttttgggggtggtggtagtggtggtggtggtggtggaaggacgacgacgacgacggggatgggggcggggcaggtttcttctgcttcttcttctttttcttctacCAACCCAGACTCAtcgagattggggagggcgCCGTCGACGAGGCAGGTTTCGGTTTCTTCTGCTTCGGCGGGGAACGGGGATATACCCGGGACGACACGTCTTACGAGGGCGACGTCGACACGGCAGTTTCCCGgtgcctcctccgccaagtcagcagcttctccagaGGGGTCGGGTATTGCGCCTCCTAGAcggacggggacggggacggggacggggacggggacgacTACTACCATCGCGgcagagcagcagccgccaacaCCTCTATCCCGCCGCCAGACAGTCACCGAATCAACCTCGCGCAGGCCGACAACATCAGGCGGTccaatcccaccaccaaaacgcaccccctccaccaccaccaccgccacccacTCACGCGCAAAATCAAGCGTGACCACCCTTTCGAGCAGTAAAACCCTCCgaccaccatcatcgacatcCCAAACCTCCACTTCTACTACTTCCACCACGGCGACGGACCGttccaaaccccccatcacacgcgcccctcctcctcctcctcctcctcctcctcctgctcctcctcacaaACGCGCTCCATCTCACCCTTCCCTTTCCACCCAGCCATCAACACCGGGAGTTGGCAGAACCAGATCCCTCAAACTGCCACAAGGTGCGCTGGCGGCAAAGACAAAACCAGAATTCAACAcgcaccaacaacactttACCCCCTCAAAAAACCCCCAGCTGCCAAAACTGTCCGCCAGAGAAATATTAGCCCCCCCGTCGCCAAGCAAACTACCCGCCAACCTGGCCATCTCAGCAGAGACAGCACGGCTACAAACCGAATTACTTCAACTATCCCTGCTGCATCAGTCGGCCGAAGAGACAAAGCTCCAATGGGAGGGGTCGGCATATGAAAGGTTACGGGGCAGATTCGCGGCGCTGGCTGGGCTAGAAAAGGAGGTGGTCAAGTTAGAGGGAcgaaggggggaggacgacAGGGCGAAAGAGTTGTTggactggggagggggaaagggactggaggggagggtgagggttttGGATGAGGTGCTAGGCAAGGTGTGGGGGCTGACGGAGAATGGGGGGAGGTATTCGAGGGTTGTGGCGAGGTTTGGGAAGTGGTTGGGgcaggcggaggaggtgatggttgcaagggagaagggggagtgggggttggtggagggcatTGGGcaggagtggaaggaggagattgggAGTATAAGCAGGAAGGTTCATGCTGTTAGCCAGGAGTTATATGGGGTTTTGGACGGGCGTGAGGCTGGtgaggcgggggggttggggagggtgctgaaTGGGGTGAAAGACctgatgggggggatggtggaagaGATTGAGATTATGGAAActgtggagagggaggtaAGGGAGCAGGAGATGGAGTGGGTTAGGAGGGTTAAtagggagggtgatgagggggttgagacgaggaggagagcgggGGCGGTTTGGAGGGCTTTTTGA